GACCGACACGTCGCTCGGGCCGATCGCGGCGCTGCCGTCGGGGGCGGCGATCGAGGGCAGGCCCTCGAGCACCCGACGCTGGCCCCACCGGTCGACCCGGGTCACGGCGCCGGTCTGGCCGAAGCACACGTCGCCGCCCTCCGGGCCTGGCTGGCACGCCTCGGTGCCGCCGGTGCCGGCCTCCGCGACGTAGAGGTCGCCGTCGTCGAACGACAGCTGGCGCGGGTTGTCGAGGCCGGTCGCGACGACGACGGGGCCGTCCGGCGGCGATGGGTGGTGACCGCCGTGGCCGCCGTGACCGTCCGCCGAGGCCGCGCCGGGCGCGATCGTCAGGGCGCCGGTCAGGGCGAGGGTGAGCAGTGATCCGGCGGCGACGTGGCGTCGGCCGCGGCTCGGGGTGGTGGTGAGGTCCATGGCGGGTCCGAGGGGTCGGGGATGGGTCCCGTCCACACTTGGCCGCTCCTCCGCGACGGCGCAACCCCCGAATCTTGGGGGGGTCAGTACGACTTCGGCAGCCCCAGGCTGTGCATCGCGACGAAGTTCAGGATCATCTCCCGGCTCACGGGCGCGATCCGGCCGGCCCGCGCGGCGACCAGCAGCCCCGCCATGCCGTACTCCTGCGTGATGCCGTTGCCGCCGTGGGTCTGCACGGCCGCGTCAACCGCGTGGACGGCGGCCTCGGCGGCGGCGTACTTCGCCATGTTGGCCGCCTCGCCCGCCGCCAGGTCGTCGCCGGCGTCGACGAGCGCGGACGCCTTCTGGGTCATCAGCCGGGCCAGCTCGTTCTCGATGTGGGCCGTCGCGAGGGGGTGGGCGACCGCCTGGTGGGCGCCGATGGGCTCCTTGAAGACGGTGCGCTCCCTCGCGTACGCCGAGGCCTTCTCGAGGGCGTGGCGGGCCAGCCCGGTCGAGAACGACGCGGCCATGATCCGCTCCGGGTTCAGCCCCGCGAAGAGCTGCACCAGCCCGCCGTCCTCGTCGCCGACCAGGGCGTCCGCCGGCAGCCGCACGTCGTCGATGAACACCTGGAACTGCTGCTCCGGGCTGACGATCTCCATCGGGATCGCGGTGAACTCGAAGCCCTCCGCGTCGGTGGGGACGACGAACAGGCAGGGCTTGAGCTTGCCGGTGCGGGCGTCCTCGGTGCGGGCGACGACGAGCACGTTCTCGGCCTCGTCGACGCCGGAGATGTAGACCTTGCGCCCGTTGAGCACCCACCCGTCGCCGTCACGGCGCGCGGTGGTGGTGATGTTGTGGGAGTTGGTGCCGGCGTCGGGCTCGGTGATCGCGAACGCCATCGTTCCGGTGCCGTCGCAGATGCCGGGCAGCCAGCGCTGCTTCTGCTCCTCCGAGCCGTAGCGCGCGATCACGGTGCCGCAGATGGCAGGGCTGACGACCATCATCAGCAGCGGGCT
Above is a genomic segment from Nocardioides okcheonensis containing:
- a CDS encoding acyl-CoA dehydrogenase family protein, with amino-acid sequence MSTFTESEERQELRRQVARLAKGYGRQWFVERARSGEKTTELWMEIAKAGYLGINIPEEYGGGGGGIGDVAAVCEELAAQGSPLLMMVVSPAICGTVIARYGSEEQKQRWLPGICDGTGTMAFAITEPDAGTNSHNITTTARRDGDGWVLNGRKVYISGVDEAENVLVVARTEDARTGKLKPCLFVVPTDAEGFEFTAIPMEIVSPEQQFQVFIDDVRLPADALVGDEDGGLVQLFAGLNPERIMAASFSTGLARHALEKASAYARERTVFKEPIGAHQAVAHPLATAHIENELARLMTQKASALVDAGDDLAAGEAANMAKYAAAEAAVHAVDAAVQTHGGNGITQEYGMAGLLVAARAGRIAPVSREMILNFVAMHSLGLPKSY